Within the bacterium genome, the region AAGAACTCACCCCTTATGCTTGCGATTCATCAATAGTTATCTTGATCGAGGACCATAATGGTATCGATTGGACAACTCTCGAAATTTCCATAAATGATGAAAACATATTTTACGGCGACTCGCGCGTCACAATTAACATCGATTCTCTTATAATAATGCCCACAATACTGAGTGGAGGTACCCTGCATATAGAACTCCTCGCGCTCGATGACTCGCTGGAGAATTCGACAGAGGGCTATGAGTGGGATGTAGTTTTCGATTTTGAACCACCGGTAATCGCGTGGCTTTATCCATCGCCAGAGACGACCTTAACGACTGTGTCCCCGACCATTCGTTCTTGGGTTAGCGACGAAGTAACGGCCTGGGATTTCGACATCATCCCCTTTGCACCTTCTACGATTTCAGATGATACGGTTAATATAACTCCACCCCTTGCGAGTTTATACGACACATTAGAATATTGTATTGTGGCTTGCGACTCCGCAGTTTGCTCGAATTGCGATACATCTTGCCTTCGGTTTTTCATCGATGCAGCGCCTCCGACTGCCGATTTGGTTTTACCCGGTGATTCGACAACTACAGCTTGTGATCCCCAGAGGATAATCATCATTCTGCACGACCCTTCGGGAATAACAGCAAGCGGGATAATGGCCTTCTTCGGACCGGATACCGTAACTCTCTCGGATGCACGCGTCAGGCTTCATGGTGATTCACTTATTTTCGATCCCGATGGACCTCTTCCATCAGGCGAGATGCGCGTGGGCATTATCCACCTCGAAGACAGGTGGGGCAATACTCTTACTGATTTCGAGACAGTCTTTTATGTTGTTCCCACTCCGATTTATATCGATCTGTTGCCCTCTCCATCGGCAAGCTCTATAACAATATCACCCTCTATTTCAGCCACCGTCGATTCAGCGGATAGCGCATGGCTTCTTATCGATGGGACAACTTACTTCGAAGGCTCAACCGGTTTTTCTTTCGATCTTATCGATATCACACTCGATGCCGAGCTTGCCGGTCTATCATGGACAGCGGGAGACACCGTCTCGGTTTGCGCTTATTCAGCGAATTACGCCGATCTCTGCGGTCCGGCTGTGGCTGAGACCTGCTGGAGTTTCTACATTTTATATTCACCACCAAATTGCGAGATACTCTCCACCGAATGCGGACATTGGACCGCCTGCAGGGATCAAAACATCGAATTCCTTTTAACCGATACAGAGGGAATCGACTCGACGACGATAGAGTTTTCGGTAAACGGGGAGGCCTACGATATATTTGCAAGCTCACTTTCATTCGACCCGATCACCGGGATTCTCGAGTTCATTCCCTCTACAGACTGGTATGGCGATTCGCTGATATTCTGCCTCTTGGCCGTGGAGGACATACTGGGTGCCACTTCGGGGGATACTCCACTATGTTGCACTATGTTCCTAGATTTCGAGCCACCCGAGATCGATGTTAATCCACCAAACGGAAGCTATTTGCCGATTCCTATAGACACCTTCGATTTCACCCTCGAAGATCTCGGTTCCGGTGCTGTTCTAGACAGCGCTTCCATCGAGGGAATATGGTTCTATCTCACCGACGAGGAGCTTTCCTTCTCCGATTATACTGGCTTATTCTATTTTTGGGATATGCTTTCGGTTGATCCGCCTGAGAGCATTACGGTTTGTGCATCCGCATCCGACCTTACAAGCTACTGTGGTCCGAATGACACAACAATTTGCTGGCATTATGGGCTAAATACAACCGCGCCTATTCTTGATCTAATATCTCCAGAAGATGGCTCGATAACGAGTTGCGCAGATGGGCCTCTCGTTTTTACAGCAAACGATCCCGATGGCATCGATACGAATTCCGTGCAATTGGTTCTAAACGGCGAAACCATTTCCGCGCCCAGTCCGCTTTTCGCTTTTGCGGGAGATACTATTCGTTTCGCCCCCGATAGCTTCTGGTCGCATGGTTCAGAACTTTGCGGAACACTGTCTGTTGCCGATCCACTTGGAAGTGTTTCTACTCCCCTCTATTTCTGCTTCACTATCGATACCGAACCACCAATAATAACCTCGGCCGTGCCAACACCTTCGACTTCAGTGTTGGACACCTTTGCGAATATAGTCTTCGTGGCGGAAGATTTCCCGGCAGGTATTGACCATGCCACGCCGATTGTGCTAATCGAGGGCGACACTGCGACATATATCTGGCACGGTGACACTTGCGTCATCGACAGGGCACCATTCGGATTATGTGAGTTCGACACTGTGGATGTCTCGGTTGGGAACCTCGCAGACATGGCTGAATTCTGCGGAGCGAATGTCCTTGCCGACACAGCGTGGAGTTTTATCATCGCCGATGATGACACCTTGCCCCCACATGTGACATCGATATCGCCGGCAGTAAATTTTTCAGGACTGCCCTTTGTAATAACAGTGGAGATCGAGGACACCAGCGGCATAGAAGAGGCAAGCCTCCTTTGGATGCCCGCAGATACTGAAATAGCGCCGCATTCCATAGCGATGATCGAGCTGGAGCCGGGTCTATGGGCAACAACGGAGTCTTTGGATGTCGATTTAATGGCTCTAACTGTGATCGTCTGTGCAACTGATGACGATTTTGACTGCGAGAATCCTTTAGATAGGTCTTTTGGCTGTGACACATTTACTATTACCCTTGCGCCGCTGGCTCTCGATGAATTATATCATTCAAACTATCCTTGGAATCCATCGGATGAATTCGGCCAAGATGTATGCGCCGGCGAGGAATATTCAGGATTTCTTTTCTATACAAATCCTGAAACCGTTTCTATATTCGTAAACGAGATAATAGGTTACGGCGATTCCGTTTCCCGCATAGGCGAATGGGCGGATTCGCTTGTCGAACCGGGTGATACGATATATTTCCCAATATATCTATTTGCCGATGAGGCTGGACACTACTCAGACACTCTATTTTTCTACGATAGTAGGCTCGATTATCCGGTGGCAATCGATACAATTTGGGCAAATGTCGAACTATGCGAGTTTAGGGTATATCCGAATCCATTCACACCGAACAACGATGGTTATTATGATTGGTTAGTCTTCGAGCTTCCGCACGGAAGAGATATCGAGATAAATATATACCGTCTTGAGGGAATGCGAGTGACAACACTCAATGATCAGCCGGGAAGAATATACACATGGGATGGCACCGATGATTTCGGAAAAGCCCAACCTCCGGGGATATATCTCTGGGTTATTCGTATCGACGGCGAAATATTTAAACACGGAAGCGTAACTCTTGCGAGATAGAGGAAAATTATGAGAATTCGATTTTTTAATATTATATTTCTAATATTAGTAGGTTGCATTGTAGCGGATTCCGGCGAGTTCGGTGTTCGAGAAGCTGGAATGGGGCTCACGGGGACCGCGCGAGCACTCGATGCTACATCGCTTTATATGAATCCAGCCTCAGCCGGGCTTGTGCGTTCTAATTGTTTCACTGCCGGCTATGGCAGGCTCGCTTGGGGCATTGGAAATTCGGCAATAGAGCATGGTATAGGAAGCTATGTTTTCCGCCGCAAAGACATAGGCGGCGCGGGTCTGTCCTTTTCGATACTCAATCAGGATGTCAGCTATTACGCCAAGGTAGGGCTTACAGTCGCGCCGGAGTTTCATATCTGGGGGCACAACATTGCATTGGGATTGACCGCCAATTGGTATCAAACAGGCTATCGTCCCTCGAATTTTATCGGCCACGAAGCCGGTCCCGACCCGCTATTTTCCGATGCTACACAAAAAAATGCCCTGGGCCTATCTGCAGGTGCAATAGCGAACATATACAAGGATCTCTGGTTCGGCCTTGTCGCGCGAGATATTAATGAGCCAAATCTCGCGCTTCAAGACACTGTAGCCTACGGCAAACGCCCCATAGAGCTTCAAGGAGGATTCTATTATCCTGTGCACAATTATTTCCGTCCAAGCCTCGATCTGGTGTGGCGAAACGAAACCATCAACAATAATCGGTTCACTAGAACTCGAGTTGGCGTGGAGGCACGCCTTCCGAAGGGTTTTTATGTTCGGGCAGGTTATGATGGCACCGGTATAGATGCTGGCCTCACAATCCATTCAGGCTCTCTCTTCGGTGGTTTAGACATTGATTATGCTTTTGTGTATCCCGTCGAAAAAGACCTTGCCGAAGTCGGCGCGGTTAGCCACCATTTCGCGGTAAGCATCTGGGGCATCGAGAAAAGACCGAAGAAAATCGACCTTTTCGCAGAAAACCTCCAACCTATGCAAAAGCTTACAGCGGGTGTAGATAACACAATAAAGGGAAGTTTAATTAATATTGGAAAAGAACAATGTGATGGCTTTTCCGTTTCGCTTGCCTCACTCGACTCGACCGGTAAATGGAGGGTCATTTATCCTATTAAATACCTCGATGGCCTCGCGCCACACAACTCCGATTCAACCGAATGGAAATGGAAACCAAGCAAATCCGGAAGATATACGCTTCGCATGTCAGTCGATGACGATGGCCAAGAGATACCTTTTATTAACGGAAAAATCCCCGAGAAAAAGGAAGATAACAACTCGATAGAGATAACAATTGATGTTGCGCCTGCAGGCACTTTCGAATTTGCAATCGACCAACGAAAAGCCTATGTAACTCGACTTGAATATGTCGTTGAAGAAATGCCACTCGTCCCGGTTGTTTTCTTTGAACCCGCATCGGCTAAGCTCGATTCGGAAAGCCTCGCTCTGCTTGATATTTATGCCGAACGATTAACAAATAATCCCAATGTGAATCTGGCAATAGAAGGATTCTTCGACCCTTCCGATAACGTAGCATGCACTTCGGCATCGGAACTCGAAATAAAGCGGGCGGAGGCAGTCCAAGAAGCGATTCTAAAGCGAGTCCCCGACTTAGAAAATAATCTCAGAATCTCAAATGAAATATCATGTGTTGAGCCGCGCTACAGAATTAACCCATCAAAGGTCATTCGTGATAAATCGCTTATCGCGGCCGAAAACAGAAGGGCTGAGCTTAAAGTCGAATTCCCAAATGTGGATACGAAAGTAGCTGAATATACTCTCGATGAAAATATGGCCGAAGTGCCAAACAATATTGAAATAGACAAGTCTATTATTAATATTCTCGAGCATAATCAAGATGCTATCTTGATCATCGAGGGAGGATTCACCCCTCAAGAGGACTCGACATTGGGGCTGACTCGTGCAGAGAAATTGCGCGAGGAAATATTCCGTCAAAACTCCGCTTTACTGCCCGGCAAGATCAGGATCTTCCCCGGATGGGATGGCCCAAAAATCAGGGTAACACTCAGCGGTGAAGGGATTTTATGGGCACCGACTACCTCTTTGCCAAGTGTTGTGGGCTTCGAAAATTTAGATCCAACTAGCACGAAAATTGCTATTACACCGACAGATTTCGAGAGAATAACCGTCGATAGCTCGCGTGTTGACATTGTCTCGCCCGACAATCAATTAATTCGACAACTTGTATCGAAAAAAGGGCTGCCTCCTTCCAAAATCGAATGGGATTGGCGCGATGAAGGCGGACACCTTATAAAACCCGAAAGCTGGGTGCGCATCCGTGTGACAACTTTCAATGGAAAGCAGCAAGAGGAATACGTTTCTAGCGGCAAACCGGGGCGGATGCAAGTTAGGGTTAAAGATGTGCAAAGGCGAATACATCGCCTTCTTGTTGTGCAGTTCGTTTTCGATGAGACCGTTCCGACAAACCATTTCCTTGAAAGCCGCCTCGATGGTCTAGCCCATGGAATGGCTACCGAAGCTCGAGCAGGGCTTTCGCCCTCGGTGCATCTTTCCGGTCACACCGATGCAATCGGCTCGGAAAATCACAATTTGAAACTCTCAACACGAAGGGCAAACCGTGAGCTGGCTATCTTAAGGCTCTTCCTCGCTCATCATCTTGGAATCAAATCAACAAGCGAGGTTGACGGTTGGCTTATCGACAAGAACTCCACCCTCGATGCCAGCGGCTATGGGGCGACCGAACCCTATAAACTAATGGCAATCAGCCCCGATGGCGTGGAATTGCTCCTGGGCAATAATACAAATCCACGGGGAAGAACTGTTAATCGAAGAGTAACTGTGGAACACGGCGTCGATGAAGATACTCTCAGGAAATAGGGGGACTTATGGAAATAATGACATTCTCGATTGTAGTACTTCTAGTTATAGTTGGGGTTATTTTTATTGTGAGACTCCATAAAATCGAAAAGAAAAAAAACCGCGAGCTCCTAACTAATATAGCCACAGAACTCAACGCAACAATCGATTTCGGAGACTGGAAAACTCAACCCATTTTTAGGGGTAAAACAGGCGATAATGTGTATGAAATTACGTTTCATGTGGTCAGCACAGGGAAAAGTCAGATAAAATATCTTGATATCAAAACCCCCTTTGAATCAACCGATTTACACCTTTGTATTCGGCGCTATGGAAGTGGTTCAAAGATTCTCAATAAACTCGGCATGGGCAAACAAATCGAAACAGGCGATAGCGCTTTCGATTCAGCAGTCAAAATCAAAGGCGAACCTGAGAGCAGACTTCAAGCCCTAGCATACGATTGGACATTTAAAGACGCAGCATTGAATCTTATTAAACGAAACTTTAGTGTAGATTTTAAACCACCATTCGCAGTAGCCTCTAAGGTTTATAGCAAAAAAAAGGATATGGTTTCACAAATCCTTCAAGCTGATATTAAACATCTCATAGATTTGTCCAATATCTGCAGATAAATGGATATCGCCTCTCTATTCGATTAATT harbors:
- a CDS encoding gliding motility-associated C-terminal domain-containing protein, with translation MLIKNRKTALFIALLALCSVGSSFAIGALVDTIPPTVKLVWPDTGAFVSCDFVIVEMVMTDDFLIDRESILLSVFAELGVHSVPESMVSIIDSFYYFPIRVPMFDGDTVDLLMNPVSDYMGNESPSFWFYFYSDMTGPVITDQSPAPGSEVPNPRPPISATLIDPAEIAIDSCTISIDDIEYPLGGEYVTWSGMSFTFRTDLAGLFFHGGDTVEVCVYAEDMAEGCGHNSSDSCWTFSIPSGGPIADLTFPPDGEWMSCSDSGAYFRIEDDDGIEPESIWVVFDDDTIRWPDPLIEWSPPHTLSLNLTPFGNGWFDGELHACDILGNPLDPSLSFAFGIDTEKPYLENEYPAAFEASLELDPTVTFNIFDDHSGMRHMPTLLGISVDGSSWSWFSLYDDEFSVAGDTYTLDSTAIPPLHGGDTVSIRVLVHDSVTVCHVNQLDTSWLFYIPVTPPEAELILPESSTISACSQQGIWFSINDSDGIIPQTIRINIGATSYGLTSPNLTWDGEMLRWEPSSDWLHGSYVTGYLASAYDSLLNGLTAPVPFDFYVDLEPPDVVSTSPGEFALVHDTLKEVRLRIEDSPAGVDPSSIEITVNGIPFTVDGTSLIWSSPYLTFVPSMAGPWDIVDTVEFCLSHVADAPDTCGPNEADEFCFTFFVDGRDPFADPPDGAIVACLEQEIRIYLWAPGDIIDSTIEFEINSEYKTIDSAGVSWDGETLSFIPPGPWPDGDSVLCHLINAEGPFGGIPEIWWGFLMDYSAPIIVALSPSSDEIVAEIDPEIEFTLVDSISGLLAGAFELTINGNTYTIEHPALARTVDNFVFSPELGGMHVAGGDTVEVCIHAEDLADPDYCGPNILDTCYVFYIEAGGPEAELISPEELTPYACDSSIVILIEDHNGIDWTTLEISINDENIFYGDSRVTINIDSLIIMPTILSGGTLHIELLALDDSLENSTEGYEWDVVFDFEPPVIAWLYPSPETTLTTVSPTIRSWVSDEVTAWDFDIIPFAPSTISDDTVNITPPLASLYDTLEYCIVACDSAVCSNCDTSCLRFFIDAAPPTADLVLPGDSTTTACDPQRIIIILHDPSGITASGIMAFFGPDTVTLSDARVRLHGDSLIFDPDGPLPSGEMRVGIIHLEDRWGNTLTDFETVFYVVPTPIYIDLLPSPSASSITISPSISATVDSADSAWLLIDGTTYFEGSTGFSFDLIDITLDAELAGLSWTAGDTVSVCAYSANYADLCGPAVAETCWSFYILYSPPNCEILSTECGHWTACRDQNIEFLLTDTEGIDSTTIEFSVNGEAYDIFASSLSFDPITGILEFIPSTDWYGDSLIFCLLAVEDILGATSGDTPLCCTMFLDFEPPEIDVNPPNGSYLPIPIDTFDFTLEDLGSGAVLDSASIEGIWFYLTDEELSFSDYTGLFYFWDMLSVDPPESITVCASASDLTSYCGPNDTTICWHYGLNTTAPILDLISPEDGSITSCADGPLVFTANDPDGIDTNSVQLVLNGETISAPSPLFAFAGDTIRFAPDSFWSHGSELCGTLSVADPLGSVSTPLYFCFTIDTEPPIITSAVPTPSTSVLDTFANIVFVAEDFPAGIDHATPIVLIEGDTATYIWHGDTCVIDRAPFGLCEFDTVDVSVGNLADMAEFCGANVLADTAWSFIIADDDTLPPHVTSISPAVNFSGLPFVITVEIEDTSGIEEASLLWMPADTEIAPHSIAMIELEPGLWATTESLDVDLMALTVIVCATDDDFDCENPLDRSFGCDTFTITLAPLALDELYHSNYPWNPSDEFGQDVCAGEEYSGFLFYTNPETVSIFVNEIIGYGDSVSRIGEWADSLVEPGDTIYFPIYLFADEAGHYSDTLFFYDSRLDYPVAIDTIWANVELCEFRVYPNPFTPNNDGYYDWLVFELPHGRDIEINIYRLEGMRVTTLNDQPGRIYTWDGTDDFGKAQPPGIYLWVIRIDGEIFKHGSVTLAR